One window of Deltaproteobacteria bacterium genomic DNA carries:
- the gcvP gene encoding aminomethyl-transferring glycine dehydrogenase, with protein sequence VHTMACRLKRGFSQLGIDVLDRPFFDTLKIPLDPGIAQQVMNLAVNRQMNFRLFADSSIGISLDEVTTKADLRAILSVFKDVLGKNSAKKLSFSIEENGVISEIPSPFVRKSSYLTHPVFNTHHSETEMMRYIRHLETRDLSLTTSMISLGSCTMKLNAATEMMPVTWNGFSKLHPFVPVDQAPGYREMNTQLMAWLAEITGFDAVSLQPNAGSQGEYSGLLVIQKYHQQRGEGHRHICLIPTSAHGTNPASAAMAGMKIVLINCDKNGNIDIADLRAKGAANRPNLSCLMVTYPSTHGVFEEGIAEICQIIHDNGGQVYMDGANMNAQVGLCRPGDFGADVCHLNLHKTFCIPHGGGGPGVGPICVAKHLRDYLPTHPIVAVGGDKSVGTISASPFGSASILPISYAFIRMMGSEGLKKASEAAILNANYIANRLDRHYPVLYRGKKGLVAHECIIDLRPLKAASGVDVEDVAKRLMDYGFHAPTVSFPVPGTLMVEPTESESLDELDRFCEAMILIRKEIAAIEEGKMDSKDNPLKNAPHTAQSIAVANWTHPYSREEAVYPAPWLREHKYWPPVARVDNVYGDRNVVCTCPPTGC encoded by the coding sequence GGTGCATACCATGGCCTGCCGGCTTAAAAGGGGTTTCAGCCAGTTGGGGATCGACGTCCTCGACCGCCCTTTCTTCGACACGCTCAAAATTCCACTCGATCCCGGGATCGCCCAGCAGGTGATGAACCTCGCGGTTAACCGTCAGATGAATTTTCGCCTCTTTGCCGATTCGTCGATCGGTATTTCACTTGATGAGGTAACCACCAAGGCCGATTTGAGGGCCATTCTGTCGGTTTTCAAGGATGTGTTGGGAAAAAACTCGGCGAAGAAACTTTCATTTTCTATCGAAGAAAACGGCGTTATTTCCGAGATTCCCTCCCCGTTTGTCCGGAAGAGCTCCTATTTGACCCATCCGGTTTTCAACACGCACCACTCCGAAACCGAAATGATGCGTTATATTCGTCATCTCGAAACGAGAGATTTGTCACTGACGACGTCGATGATATCGCTCGGCTCCTGCACCATGAAGCTCAATGCCGCCACCGAAATGATGCCGGTGACCTGGAACGGTTTTTCCAAACTCCATCCCTTTGTCCCGGTCGATCAGGCGCCGGGCTACCGTGAAATGAACACGCAGCTTATGGCATGGCTCGCCGAAATCACCGGGTTCGACGCGGTATCCCTTCAACCGAACGCCGGCTCGCAGGGGGAGTATAGCGGTTTGCTGGTGATTCAAAAATATCATCAGCAGAGGGGGGAGGGGCACCGACACATTTGCCTGATTCCCACCTCGGCCCATGGGACAAATCCCGCCAGCGCCGCCATGGCGGGAATGAAAATCGTTCTGATCAATTGCGACAAGAATGGAAACATCGACATCGCCGATTTAAGGGCGAAGGGGGCGGCGAATCGTCCGAATCTTTCATGCCTCATGGTTACCTATCCATCGACTCACGGGGTTTTTGAGGAAGGGATCGCCGAGATCTGTCAGATCATTCATGACAACGGCGGGCAGGTCTACATGGACGGCGCCAACATGAATGCGCAGGTCGGTTTGTGCCGGCCGGGCGATTTCGGGGCGGATGTTTGTCACCTCAATCTTCACAAAACCTTCTGCATTCCCCATGGAGGCGGCGGTCCCGGCGTGGGGCCGATCTGTGTGGCCAAACATTTGCGCGATTATCTTCCCACTCATCCGATCGTAGCGGTGGGAGGCGACAAATCGGTCGGAACGATTTCGGCTTCCCCTTTCGGATCGGCCTCGATCCTGCCCATTTCGTATGCCTTTATCCGCATGATGGGATCGGAGGGGCTTAAAAAAGCGAGCGAAGCGGCCATCCTGAACGCCAACTACATCGCCAATCGCCTCGATCGCCATTATCCGGTTCTTTATCGGGGCAAAAAGGGGCTGGTAGCGCATGAATGCATCATCGATCTGCGGCCGCTCAAGGCGGCATCGGGTGTGGATGTGGAAGATGTGGCCAAAAGGCTCATGGACTACGGCTTCCATGCCCCGACCGTTTCGTTCCCGGTGCCGGGAACTCTGATGGTCGAACCGACCGAGAGCGAATCGCTTGATGAACTCGACCGGTTTTGTGAGGCGATGATATTGATCCGAAAAGAAATTGCCGCTATTGAAGAGGGAAAGATGGACAGCAAAGACAATCCCCTCAAGAATGCCCCCCACACCGCCCAGTCGATTGCAGTCGCAAACTGGACTCACCCCTATAGCCGCGAAGAGGCGGTCTATCCCGCTCCCTGGCTCCGCGAGCATAAATACTGGCCTCCCGTCGCCCGTGTCGATAACGTCTATGGCGACCGCAACGTCGTTTGCACTTGTCCGCCAACAGGCTGTTGA